A DNA window from Zingiber officinale cultivar Zhangliang chromosome 3A, Zo_v1.1, whole genome shotgun sequence contains the following coding sequences:
- the LOC122050363 gene encoding putative disease resistance protein RGA4 → MEKLKELSTIIDMVIQDVEACPVMDAAVKNLLRKLKHLAYEVEDVVDYYDTKALRKQRSRAYSRPVRDFFSSNNNQLVFKSKISGMIKAVTENLDSILLEKSILKNLSQGSNPSAYGEIHAHNSLAVIGRETEKAMIVNMLTDDEGSSSGTLKVIAIVGMGGLGKTTLARHVFNDKRVKDHFNTYWKVVGKNFKPTEIMKSILELAVDAKVDISEPELVRGRLETVLSLSGKRFLLVLDDVWNEDALLWRELKAALSCGARGSTVLVTTRSQKVSSIMGKFNTHQIQQLSRDDCLSLFRKFAFGDAEPNENLMKIGEKIVEKCAGVPLAAVSLGSALHSIRDETYWSSVLNSEVGQLRDEDQKFLAVLKLSYDALPPWSKKCFAFVSLFPKNYAMKKDDLIQMWAANGFVSSEGNFDAETVGNSIFDDLVLRSCFLPSKKCDDGRHVTESTMHDLMHDLARSISKDQYYNKGYSEPTIYA, encoded by the coding sequence atggagaagctcaaggagttgTCAACAATTATCGACATGGTGATCCAAGATGTTGAGGCCTGCCCTGTGATGGATGCCGCTGTGAAGAACTTGCTTAGAAAGCTCAAACACTTGGCCTACGAAGTGGAGGATGTCGTGGATTACTACGACACCAAAGCTTTGCGGAAGCAAAGATCAAGAGCATATTCCAGGCCGGTGCGCGATTTCTTCTCTTCTAATAATAATCAACTTGTATTTAAGAGTAAGATAAGTGGCATGATAAAAGCAGTAACTGAGAATCTAGATTCTATTTTGCTGGAAAAGTCCATCCTTAAAAATTTGTCACAAGGCAGTAACCCAAGTGCCTACGGAGAGATCCACGCGCACAATAGCTTGGCTGTTATAGGGAGAGAAACAGAGAAGGCGATGATTGTCAACATGTTAACGGATGATGAAGGAAGCAGCAGTGGTACATTGAAGGTCATCGCCATCGTTGGGATGGGTGGCCTGGGGAAGACTACACTCGCTCGGCATGTTTTCAATGATAAGAGGGTGAAAGATCATTTTAACACGTACTGGAAAGTTGTTGGAAAAAATTTTAAACCCACAGAGATAATGAAGTCTATTTTAGAATTGGCTGTCGATGCAAAGGTCGACATCTCAGAACCAGAGTTAGTGAGGGGGAGACTAGAAACAGTCTTATCACTATCAGGGAAGAGATTTCTGCTCGTGTTGGATGATGTATGGAATGAAGATGCATTACTGTGGAGGGAGCTGAAAGCAGCCTTATCATGCGGGGCAAGAGGAAGTACAGTTTTAGTGACTACCCGTAGTCAAAAGGTCTCTTCGATCATGGGCAAATTCAATACCCACCAAATACAGCAGTTGTCCCGGGATGATTGTTTGTCCTTGTTTCGGAAATTTGCTTTTGGAGACGCAGAACCAAATGAGAATTTGATGAAAATCGGTGAAAAGATTGTTGAGAAATGTGCCGGTGTGCCCTTGGCTGCCGTATCTCTTGGCAGCGCGCTCCATAGCATTCGAGATGAAACTTATTGGTCCTCTGTATTGAACAGTGAAGTTGGGCAGCTAAGAGATGAGGACCAGAAATTCTTAGCTGTGCTCAAGTTGAGCTACGACGCTCTCCCTCCATGGTCAAAGAAGTGTTTTGCATTTGTCTCCCTATTCCCAAAGAACTATGCGATGAAAAAGGATGACTTGATTCAGATGTGGGCAGCAAATGGTTTTGTATCTTCAGAAGGCAATTTTGATGCCGAAACAGTTGGCAACAGCATCTTTGATGATCTAGTACTGAGGTCATGCTTTCTACCTTCAAAGAAGTGCGATGATGGCCGTCATGTAACCGAGTCCACAATGCATGATTTGATGCATGACCTGGCACGATCAATATCTAAAGATCAATATTACAATAAAGGATATTCAGAACCTACCATTTATGCATAG
- the LOC122051759 gene encoding disease resistance protein RGA2-like, which produces MQSLCYLHCDCDYLTHMPPGLSRLTNLRSLSCFVAGNRTGSCSIIELEDLKLHGQMEVKFSGNFTNYSCGGRKILKNKDFNELSLLFNCSDTNDMSMLEDLCPNTNLKKLKVSNYGSQQFPTWLIESQLPMLVEVDIEKCYKCQHIPHFGDLQFLRSLVIDTMHEVQHIGVELHGHGGFPSLQELKLIRISNLEEWSEDEGRVNELFPLLKRLEICNCPKLKNMPRLPRIELLNLRNCNESLVSGFGRMTSLSHLILEDMEGMRSLPSGCLRNLTFLKELEIRRCNELESLPMDDLQLLTMVHSLSIEECNNLASFPLEVERVSSLRYLCFKNVDSNALQPEIPVEILNSLNEFDIQICGKKVNLGGQLQHLHTLRQLWISDSHHFSYDMKISGSIQANLSICCCDELESLMTEAPSTSVLEDLHICDIPNLKTLPEWLQHLGSLHQLSIRNCRQLESLPRSLQGLHLLNSLFIDECSLQLERRCKRETGEDWPNFSHVPRIDISTRVIYETQCCGPFFRVDRTRSREI; this is translated from the exons atgCAAAGCCTTTGCTATCTTCATTGCGATTGTGATTATTTGACTCACATGCCCCCTGGGTTGTCACGGCTGACTAATCTTCGAAGTTTATCATGCTTTGTTGCCGGGAATAGAACGGGCTCATGCTCAATTATCGAACTTGAGGATTTGAAGCTTCATGGACAAATGGAAGtcaaattttctgggaatttcaCTAATTATTCTTGTGGTGGaagaaaaattttgaagaataaagatttTAATGAGTtatccttattatttaattgttcGGACACTAATGACATGAGCATGCTGGAAGATCTTTGCCCCAACACGAATTTAAAGAAGTTGAAGGTATCCAATTACGGGAGCCAACAATTTCCAACATGGTTGATTGAGTCACAACTACCAATGTTGGTTGAAGTTGATAttgaaaaatgctataaatgtcaGCATATTCCTCATTTTGGAGATCTCCAATTTCTTAGAAGCCTTGTCATAGACACAATGCATGAAGTGCAACACATTGGTGTTGAGTTACATGGGCACGGTGGCTTTCCTTCCCTCCAAGAACTCAAGTTGATAAGGATATCGAATTTAGAGGAATGGTCCGAGGATGAAGGCCGTGTCAATGAGTTGTTCCCTTTACTGAAGAGATTGGAGATTTGCAATTGTCCAAAACTGAAAAACATGCCAAGGCTTCCAAGAATTGAACTTCTTAATCTACGTAACTGCAATGAGAGCCTAGTCTCAGGCTTTGGAAGAATGACTTCTCTTTCTCATCTCATACTGGAGGACATGGAGGGCATGAGATCTCTTCCAAGTGGTTGTTTAAGAAACCTCACATTCCTAAAGGAATTGGAAATTCGACGCTGCAATGAACTCGAATCTCTTCCTATGGATGATTTGCAGCTCCTAACAATGGTCCATTCATTGTCCATTGAGGAATGTAACAATTTGGCATCCTTCCCGTTAGAAGTGGAACGTGTTAGTTCTCTTCGATATCTCTGTTTCAAAAATGTTGACAGCAACGCACTGCAGCCAGAAATACCTGTAGAAATCCTGAATTCACTGAATGAGTTCGACATTCAGATTTGTGGCAAGAAAGTAAATTTAGGCGGGCAACTACAACACTTACACACGCTCCGACAATTGTGGATAAGTGATTCAcatcatttttcttatgatatGAAGATATCTGGATCCATTCAGGCAAATTTAAGTATTTGCTGTTGTGATGAATTGGAATCCTTGATGACAGAAGCACCATCAACCAGTGTGCTAGAAGATCTACACATATGCGATATCCCCAACCTCAAGACCTTACCTGAATGGCTACAACATCTCGGATCACTTCATCAGCTATCAATCCGCAACTGCCGTCAATTAGAATCGCTTCCAAGGAGTCTTCAGGGCCTCCATTTGTTGAACTCTTTGTTCATTGATGAGTGTTCCCTACAACTGGAAAGAAGATGCAAAAGGGAGACAGGCGAAGATTGGCCGAACTTTTCACATGTGCCACGTATTGATATTTCTACAAGAG TGATCTACGAAACTCAATGCTGTGGTCCGTTCTTCAGAGTCGATCGTACAAGATCGAGAG AGATATAA